The Pricia mediterranea genome includes a window with the following:
- the fucP gene encoding L-fucose:H+ symporter permease produces MKNNQKPPVVSKKMLLPFVLITSLFALWGFANDITNPMVSAFKKILELNNTQASWVQAAFYGGYFTMALPAAFVVKKYSYKIGILVGLGLYAIGALLFYPAAAMENYFFFLLALYVLTFGLAFLETTANPYILSMGAEETATQRLNLAQAFNPLGALSGLFVAQVFILGALQSDDLDAEGNAIYGTLSETAKAAVKTSDLSVIRDPYVWLGVFVIFMFVLIAFVRMPEGKKYRDVSGMWDSIRRIFKKERFVGGVFAQLFYIGAQIMCWTYIYQYAENLGINNQDAVNYAYAALIIFLIGRFLCTYLMKFINSGKLLMLLAFLAIFFCLGTIFIQGIGGLYSLVLVSFCMSLMFPTIYGIALTGLGDDAKPASAFLVMAIVGGAFMPVLQGMVLDIGGSAYDDVRILGVPEVNFSFMLPLICFAVVAGYGYRAFKVYGVR; encoded by the coding sequence ATGAAAAACAACCAAAAACCACCCGTCGTATCCAAAAAAATGCTCCTGCCGTTTGTGCTCATCACCTCATTATTTGCGCTATGGGGATTCGCGAACGATATAACAAACCCCATGGTCTCGGCCTTCAAAAAAATATTGGAGCTGAACAATACCCAGGCCTCGTGGGTGCAGGCCGCTTTTTACGGGGGCTATTTTACCATGGCGCTTCCTGCAGCGTTCGTGGTCAAAAAATACTCCTATAAAATAGGTATTCTTGTAGGGCTCGGCCTTTACGCCATCGGTGCGCTGTTGTTCTATCCCGCGGCGGCCATGGAAAACTACTTTTTCTTTTTATTGGCGCTCTACGTTCTGACCTTCGGCCTGGCGTTCTTGGAAACCACGGCCAACCCGTATATCCTGTCCATGGGAGCCGAGGAAACGGCAACCCAGAGACTGAATCTCGCCCAGGCCTTCAACCCGTTGGGCGCCCTCTCGGGCCTGTTCGTGGCACAGGTTTTTATATTGGGCGCACTGCAATCGGACGATTTGGATGCCGAGGGCAATGCCATTTACGGAACCTTATCAGAGACCGCCAAGGCCGCCGTAAAAACGTCGGATCTTTCGGTAATCAGAGATCCATACGTTTGGTTGGGCGTTTTCGTAATCTTCATGTTTGTACTAATTGCTTTTGTGAGGATGCCCGAAGGGAAAAAATACCGGGATGTGTCGGGCATGTGGGATTCTATCCGCAGAATTTTCAAGAAAGAGCGTTTCGTAGGAGGGGTATTCGCCCAGTTGTTTTATATAGGGGCCCAGATCATGTGCTGGACCTATATCTATCAGTACGCCGAAAACCTTGGTATAAACAATCAGGATGCTGTGAATTACGCATACGCCGCACTGATTATCTTTTTGATAGGTCGGTTTTTATGCACCTACCTTATGAAGTTCATCAATTCGGGAAAGTTGCTGATGCTCTTGGCCTTTCTGGCCATTTTCTTCTGCTTGGGCACTATTTTCATCCAGGGTATTGGCGGACTTTATTCCCTGGTCTTGGTTTCTTTCTGCATGTCGTTGATGTTTCCGACGATATATGGAATCGCTTTGACGGGACTCGGCGATGACGCCAAACCTGCTTCGGCCTTTTTGGTGATGGCCATCGTCGGGGGTGCCTTTATGCCCGTTCTGCAGGGGATGGTTCTGGATATCGGCGGAAGTGCCTACGATGATGTACGGATACTGGGCGTGCCCGAGGTGAATTTTTCCTTTATGCTCCCGCTTATATGTTTTGCCGTGGTCGCGGGTTATGGGTATAGGGCCTTCAAAGTTTACGGGGTTCGATAA
- a CDS encoding aminotransferase class IV: MVNFNGELLPKDSTFLNHENRGLRYGDSLFESLRSINGRLFFWEDHYFRLMASMRMLRMEIPMDFTMEFLQEQIQQVVAANSLDESAARVRLTVFRNEGGRYLPRTNTISYTIEAKALEHSFYVLSDGAYEVELFKDFWLNPDILSTLKTNNKIINVVGSIYARENGYDNCLLLNQRKAVVEALNGNLFLVKGNTIKTPPLTDGCLNGILRQKLTEIVAKLEHYELEESSISPFELQKADELFITNSIIGIRPITKYRKKQFTAVVAKDLLGKLNAAARLG, translated from the coding sequence ATGGTCAACTTCAACGGGGAACTTCTCCCCAAAGACAGTACTTTTTTAAATCATGAAAACCGGGGATTACGCTACGGCGATTCCCTCTTCGAATCGCTTCGGTCGATCAATGGGAGGCTTTTTTTCTGGGAGGATCATTATTTTCGTCTAATGGCTTCCATGCGGATGCTCCGAATGGAGATTCCGATGGATTTTACCATGGAATTCCTTCAAGAACAAATTCAGCAGGTTGTTGCCGCCAATAGTCTAGATGAAAGTGCGGCCCGTGTTCGCCTTACCGTCTTCCGAAACGAAGGGGGGCGTTATCTGCCGAGAACCAACACGATTTCCTATACCATAGAGGCCAAGGCTCTGGAACATTCTTTTTATGTGCTTTCCGACGGAGCTTACGAAGTCGAGCTGTTCAAGGACTTTTGGTTGAATCCCGATATACTATCCACCCTGAAGACAAATAACAAAATCATCAACGTGGTCGGAAGTATTTATGCCCGTGAAAACGGCTACGATAATTGCTTGCTGCTCAATCAACGCAAAGCGGTTGTCGAGGCCCTGAACGGAAATCTATTTCTGGTCAAAGGAAATACCATTAAGACCCCGCCCTTAACCGACGGTTGTCTAAATGGAATTCTTCGTCAAAAATTAACGGAAATCGTAGCGAAACTGGAGCATTACGAACTGGAGGAAAGCTCGATTTCGCCTTTCGAACTCCAAAAGGCCGATGAGCTCTTTATTACGAATAGCATTATCGGCATTCGCCCCATTACCAAATACCGAAAAAAGCAGTTTACCGCCGTGGTAGCAAAAGATTTGCTCGGAAAATTGAACGCAGCGGCAAGATTGGGCTGA
- a CDS encoding START-like domain-containing protein: MDDKIKFQLEFVIQSSPQLLYQYLSTPSGLSEWFADNVNSRGEKFTFIWDGSEEEAKLLKRKSEEFVKFAWEDSEDGVFFEMKIIVDEITKDVSLFITDFADEGEVDEAKMLWTNQVMDLKQVLGSK; the protein is encoded by the coding sequence ATGGACGATAAAATAAAATTTCAACTTGAGTTCGTAATACAGTCCTCGCCACAGCTACTGTACCAATATCTGTCAACCCCATCCGGACTTTCGGAATGGTTTGCCGATAACGTGAATTCGAGGGGCGAGAAGTTCACATTTATATGGGACGGTTCGGAGGAAGAGGCCAAGCTGCTCAAGCGTAAAAGTGAAGAATTCGTAAAATTTGCCTGGGAGGACTCGGAAGACGGCGTCTTTTTTGAAATGAAAATTATTGTTGATGAAATTACTAAGGACGTTTCTCTTTTCATCACCGATTTCGCGGATGAAGGTGAAGTGGATGAGGCCAAAATGTTGTGGACCAATCAGGTTATGGACCTAAAGCAGGTGCTAGGTTCGAAATGA
- a CDS encoding dienelactone hydrolase family protein, with translation MKKIKKEDIKQEVFDLYDDYAHNRVNRRLFLDKLSTYAVGGLTVGSLLSFISPDYVKKIQIKQDDPRLKSEFITYESPEGGGSIKGLLSRPADAEDKLPGIVVVHENRGLNPYIEDVGRRAALAGFISLAPDALTPLGGYPGNDDEGRELQRKRDRDKMLEDFIAAFEYLKARPECTGNVGVVGFCFGGWISNMMAVKVPDLGAAVPFYGGQPTEGIENIEAPLLLHFGELDKRVNEGWPAYEAALKEHGKEYKAYVYPNANHGFHNDTTPRYDREAAELAWQRTIDFFKEKLT, from the coding sequence ATGAAAAAAATCAAAAAAGAAGACATCAAACAGGAGGTATTCGATCTTTACGACGACTACGCGCACAATCGGGTCAATAGGAGGTTGTTTCTCGACAAGCTGTCGACCTACGCCGTCGGGGGACTTACCGTAGGGTCACTGCTTAGCTTTATATCGCCAGATTACGTCAAGAAAATCCAGATCAAACAGGACGACCCCCGGTTAAAATCGGAATTCATTACCTATGAATCGCCCGAGGGCGGCGGCAGTATAAAAGGCCTACTCTCGCGGCCTGCCGATGCCGAGGACAAGCTGCCCGGGATCGTCGTGGTGCACGAGAACCGAGGATTGAATCCTTACATCGAGGATGTCGGGCGCCGCGCCGCTCTGGCGGGATTCATCTCCTTGGCCCCCGATGCTCTTACCCCGCTTGGAGGCTATCCCGGAAACGATGATGAGGGCAGGGAACTACAGCGCAAGCGAGACCGCGATAAGATGCTCGAGGACTTCATCGCCGCCTTCGAATATTTAAAAGCACGTCCCGAGTGTACGGGCAACGTAGGCGTGGTCGGTTTTTGTTTCGGGGGATGGATTTCGAACATGATGGCCGTAAAAGTCCCTGACCTTGGGGCTGCCGTACCCTTTTATGGCGGACAGCCGACCGAGGGCATCGAGAACATCGAGGCACCATTGCTGCTGCATTTTGGGGAATTGGACAAACGCGTTAACGAAGGTTGGCCCGCCTACGAGGCCGCCCTAAAGGAACACGGCAAGGAATATAAGGCCTATGTGTACCCCAATGCGAACCACGGTTTCCATAACGATACCACGCCCCGCTACGACAGGGAAGCGGCCGAACTGGCCTGGCAGCGGACCATCGATTTTTTTAAGGAGAAGCTAACTTGA
- a CDS encoding DUF302 domain-containing protein, with amino-acid sequence MRGSQNAASVALELPPTQIVFFGNPNSGAPVMQKNQLAGLDLPQKVLFYEDENEVFALYNSTQYLASRYGVNEDERLPQNLELYVLRSYGKGYWRHCNAQISRYGLANLKPRLRKRVDLEMFYA; translated from the coding sequence TTGAGAGGTTCCCAAAATGCGGCTTCGGTAGCATTGGAATTGCCACCGACTCAAATTGTTTTCTTTGGAAATCCTAATAGTGGAGCCCCGGTAATGCAAAAAAATCAATTGGCCGGTTTGGACCTTCCCCAGAAAGTGCTGTTTTATGAAGATGAAAATGAAGTTTTTGCGCTGTACAACAGTACGCAATATCTCGCTTCCCGGTATGGGGTAAATGAAGATGAACGTCTGCCACAAAATCTTGAACTATATGTCTTACGAAGCTATGGGAAAGGCTATTGGCGTCATTGTAATGCTCAAATTTCAAGATATGGACTTGCAAACCTAAAACCAAGATTGCGAAAAAGGGTAGATTTAGAAATGTTTTACGCATGA
- a CDS encoding APC family permease, protein MIKQSHIYKITTITGLALVVANMIGTGAFTSLGFQLKDLSNPSVVLILWVLGGVIALSGAFSYAEIGTHIQRTGGEYAFLTKLFHPLVGYLAGWISITVGFAAPIALSAMAFEAYFPYFDLNPKWTSIALVALITLIHTKNLKVSSKFQNISTILKIALIVALISIGIWQEPSFENTGFLANSDYSNLISPAFAVALIYVSYSYSGWNAAAYITEEFRNPDKSLPIALIGGTLLVTVLYTYLQYVFMKHVPIPELKGQLNVGTIAMSKMIGEDYGKLFGLAISLLLVSGISAMVWVGSRVTSSIAKDHRFWNYFKIQKGSIPQRALWLQFAISALLILTGTFEQILIYCGILLTMSSMATVLGVFKLRHQHRKNRIDTYKSPLFPLFQLVFITLSLWMVVYAFINSPFEILVGFGNILLGLATYLVSGQMSNNLK, encoded by the coding sequence ATGATAAAACAGTCCCACATATATAAAATTACGACCATCACCGGACTCGCATTGGTGGTGGCCAACATGATCGGGACGGGTGCGTTTACCAGTTTGGGGTTTCAATTGAAGGACTTAAGCAATCCTAGCGTTGTGCTTATCCTTTGGGTTTTGGGCGGCGTCATCGCCTTGTCCGGTGCATTTAGTTATGCTGAAATCGGAACCCATATACAACGTACGGGCGGTGAATACGCTTTTCTTACAAAACTATTTCACCCCCTAGTCGGGTATTTGGCGGGATGGATTTCTATAACGGTCGGTTTTGCGGCACCTATCGCCTTGTCCGCAATGGCCTTCGAAGCATATTTCCCCTATTTCGACCTGAACCCCAAATGGACAAGTATTGCATTGGTGGCATTGATCACGCTGATTCACACCAAAAATCTAAAGGTAAGTTCAAAATTTCAGAATATCAGTACCATCCTAAAAATCGCTTTAATAGTTGCTCTCATTAGTATCGGTATTTGGCAAGAGCCATCCTTTGAAAACACGGGATTTTTGGCAAATTCGGACTATTCCAATTTAATCTCACCTGCATTTGCCGTCGCGCTTATTTATGTGAGTTATTCTTATTCGGGATGGAATGCGGCCGCCTACATTACCGAGGAATTTAGAAACCCAGATAAATCCTTGCCAATAGCTCTTATTGGTGGGACTTTGTTGGTTACTGTGCTTTATACATATTTGCAGTATGTTTTTATGAAGCACGTCCCCATCCCTGAGCTGAAGGGACAATTGAATGTGGGCACCATTGCGATGAGCAAAATGATTGGGGAAGACTATGGGAAATTGTTCGGTCTGGCCATTTCACTTTTATTGGTGTCCGGCATAAGCGCAATGGTGTGGGTGGGCTCAAGAGTAACTTCGAGCATTGCCAAGGACCACAGGTTCTGGAACTACTTTAAAATACAAAAAGGCAGCATTCCCCAAAGAGCATTGTGGTTGCAATTTGCCATAAGTGCACTATTGATTTTAACCGGAACGTTTGAACAAATTTTGATTTACTGTGGCATACTATTGACCATGTCTTCGATGGCAACCGTATTAGGGGTCTTTAAGTTAAGGCACCAGCATAGAAAAAACCGAATCGATACCTATAAGAGTCCATTATTCCCCCTTTTTCAGCTGGTGTTTATAACTTTATCCCTTTGGATGGTGGTTTATGCATTCATAAACAGCCCTTTCGAAATCTTGGTAGGTTTCGGTAATATCCTTTTGGGATTGGCAACCTATTTAGTGAGCGGTCAAATGAGCAATAACTTAAAATGA
- a CDS encoding sulfatase-like hydrolase/transferase, giving the protein MKITFALLLILVLTFPACKENEPNNNKKDAPNIVFLFTDDQTYGSVHALGNDEIITPNLDRLVNQGTTFTHAYNMGGWHGAVCVASRSMIISGSYIWNAKKKDSLWNKKDSIALTQNWSKLLQDRGYSTYMTGKWHVQAPADQIFDRAEHIRPGMPRDRGGELRKGFADWKKASGDMKDWNDYMPVGYGRPVDERDTEWSPTDSIHGGFWEGGKHWSEVVRDDAIDFIANTKTHGNPYFMYLAFNAPHDPRQAPQEYLDMYPIDSIKVPESFLPEYPYKDSINNPAILRDEALAPFPRTEYAIKKQRQEYYAIITHLDEQIGQILDALETTGEMDNTYIFFSSDHGLSVGQHGLMGKQSLFDHSIRVPMMVKGPDVPQGLKIDSDVYLQDIMATSLELAGAEKPDYVQFHSLMDLIKGDNTEGHYNAIYGAYMNAQRMIRKNGFKLLVYPKMDKLLLFDLNNDPEEINNLADDPKYSNKVKTMFDELLKLQETMDDPLDLTDIDNALIR; this is encoded by the coding sequence ATGAAAATCACATTTGCACTTTTACTCATTCTTGTACTGACGTTCCCCGCCTGTAAGGAAAACGAACCCAATAATAACAAGAAGGATGCCCCGAACATCGTTTTCCTGTTTACCGATGACCAGACCTATGGGAGCGTTCACGCCTTGGGGAACGACGAAATCATCACCCCGAACCTCGACCGTCTGGTAAACCAAGGTACTACCTTTACCCACGCCTATAACATGGGCGGATGGCACGGCGCCGTTTGCGTAGCGTCTAGATCCATGATCATCTCCGGGTCCTATATTTGGAATGCCAAGAAAAAGGATAGCCTGTGGAACAAAAAAGATTCAATTGCCCTTACACAAAATTGGAGTAAATTATTGCAAGACCGGGGCTATAGCACCTATATGACCGGAAAATGGCACGTACAGGCACCCGCCGATCAGATATTCGACCGAGCGGAACACATAAGACCGGGCATGCCGCGCGACAGGGGAGGCGAGCTACGAAAGGGATTTGCGGATTGGAAGAAAGCATCCGGCGATATGAAGGACTGGAACGACTACATGCCTGTAGGCTATGGCCGGCCCGTCGACGAGCGCGATACGGAGTGGTCGCCTACCGATAGCATCCATGGCGGTTTTTGGGAAGGCGGTAAGCATTGGAGCGAAGTGGTACGGGACGATGCCATCGATTTTATCGCTAATACCAAAACCCATGGGAACCCCTATTTTATGTATCTGGCCTTTAATGCGCCCCACGACCCGAGACAGGCACCACAAGAATATTTGGATATGTATCCGATTGACAGTATAAAAGTCCCGGAGAGCTTTCTTCCCGAATACCCTTATAAGGATTCGATCAACAACCCCGCCATACTTAGGGACGAGGCCCTGGCCCCATTTCCCAGAACCGAATATGCCATTAAAAAGCAGCGTCAGGAGTACTACGCCATAATTACACACCTAGACGAACAGATCGGTCAGATACTGGATGCGCTTGAAACCACGGGCGAAATGGACAACACCTATATCTTTTTCAGTTCCGATCACGGACTTTCGGTAGGCCAGCATGGACTAATGGGCAAACAGAGCCTTTTCGACCACAGCATTCGTGTACCGATGATGGTCAAGGGGCCCGATGTACCCCAAGGTCTAAAGATCGATTCCGACGTTTACCTTCAAGATATCATGGCGACCAGCTTGGAACTGGCCGGTGCCGAAAAGCCCGATTACGTACAATTTCATAGTTTAATGGACCTAATAAAGGGAGATAATACCGAGGGCCATTACAATGCGATCTACGGGGCGTACATGAACGCACAGCGGATGATACGAAAAAACGGGTTCAAGCTCCTGGTCTATCCTAAAATGGACAAACTGCTGTTGTTCGATCTAAATAACGATCCCGAGGAAATCAACAATTTGGCCGATGACCCCAAATATTCCAATAAGGTAAAGACCATGTTCGATGAGCTTTTGAAGCTTCAGGAAACCATGGACGACCCCTTGGACCTCACCGATATCGACAATGCATTGATTAGGTAG
- a CDS encoding arylsulfatase yields MIFVITDDQGMGDLGSSGNPYIKTPNLDEFHKDAVRLTNYHVSTTCAPSRGSIMTGRHTNRLNVFHTIAGRSLLFEDEVILPQIFAQNGYTNGMFGKWHLGDNYPFRPMDRGFHEVVRHGGGGITQGPDYWGNDYFDDTYWHNGETEKYEGYCTDVFFSEAMDFIEENKDNPFFCYISTNAPHGPLNVPEKYLDMYKGNDNLEERFRRFYGMITNIDDNFKLLEEKLDSLDLADNTILIFTTDNGTAGGNQVYDAGLRGAKGSEYEGGHRVPFFIRWPEGQLTGGKDIDKLVAHYDLLPTFVDLLGLDFDPVKPLDGTSLKPLLYDKGENWPNRILYMDTQRLQNLVKYRKYSVMDDNWRLVNGTELYNVNDDLGQTDNVFDKHPEVAEKLAAGYEDWWHSMTNDGVNQRYAYIKVGSPNENPSRISSHDMMTGKFGHMWHQYGAASAVQATGKWKIEFVEDGEYKISLRRFPRESGLAINDTFPEQKKIIALDRTMPASVKSDFAEAYLFVADIDRSAKIEQGQQEVAFTGQIPAGKHDMEAQLIDKDDRVHPAYYVYIEKL; encoded by the coding sequence GTGATCTTCGTAATCACCGATGATCAAGGCATGGGAGATTTAGGTTCTTCGGGAAATCCCTACATCAAAACGCCGAACCTCGACGAATTCCATAAGGATGCCGTTCGCCTAACGAACTACCATGTATCTACCACCTGCGCCCCGAGCAGGGGTTCGATAATGACCGGAAGACATACCAACAGGTTGAACGTTTTCCATACGATTGCCGGTCGCTCCCTGCTTTTTGAGGATGAGGTCATCCTGCCCCAAATTTTTGCCCAAAACGGATATACCAACGGTATGTTCGGAAAATGGCATCTGGGCGACAATTACCCCTTTCGTCCTATGGACCGTGGGTTTCATGAAGTAGTGCGTCATGGGGGAGGTGGTATTACCCAGGGTCCAGATTACTGGGGCAACGACTATTTCGACGATACGTACTGGCACAACGGCGAAACTGAAAAATACGAGGGCTACTGTACCGATGTATTCTTTTCCGAAGCAATGGATTTCATAGAGGAGAACAAAGACAATCCGTTTTTCTGTTATATCTCTACCAACGCCCCACATGGCCCCTTGAACGTTCCAGAGAAATATTTGGATATGTACAAGGGCAACGATAATCTCGAGGAGCGCTTTCGGCGCTTTTACGGGATGATAACCAACATCGACGACAACTTTAAGCTTCTGGAAGAAAAGCTGGACTCCTTGGACCTGGCCGATAACACCATCCTGATCTTTACGACCGATAATGGTACGGCAGGCGGAAACCAAGTTTACGATGCTGGTCTAAGGGGAGCCAAGGGCAGCGAGTACGAGGGCGGCCACCGCGTGCCATTCTTTATCCGATGGCCCGAAGGGCAGCTGACCGGCGGTAAGGACATCGATAAACTCGTCGCGCACTATGACCTGCTGCCCACATTCGTCGACCTTTTAGGGTTGGATTTCGACCCGGTCAAACCTTTGGATGGTACTAGCCTGAAGCCTTTGCTCTACGATAAAGGTGAGAACTGGCCGAACAGGATACTCTATATGGATACGCAACGATTGCAGAATTTGGTCAAGTACCGGAAATACTCCGTGATGGACGACAATTGGAGATTGGTAAACGGGACCGAGCTATATAATGTGAACGATGACCTTGGCCAGACGGACAACGTATTCGACAAGCACCCCGAAGTCGCCGAGAAATTGGCGGCCGGTTATGAAGACTGGTGGCACTCGATGACCAACGATGGTGTCAACCAACGTTACGCCTACATTAAGGTCGGGTCCCCGAACGAGAATCCCAGCCGTATTTCGTCCCATGACATGATGACCGGTAAATTCGGCCATATGTGGCATCAATATGGGGCGGCAAGTGCCGTCCAGGCAACCGGGAAATGGAAAATCGAATTTGTGGAAGATGGCGAGTATAAAATCAGCCTGCGCCGGTTTCCAAGGGAAAGCGGCCTGGCCATTAACGATACTTTCCCCGAACAGAAAAAAATCATTGCGTTAGACCGGACAATGCCCGCAAGCGTGAAGTCCGATTTTGCCGAGGCCTATTTGTTTGTTGCCGATATCGATAGATCGGCAAAAATAGAGCAAGGGCAACAAGAAGTTGCCTTTACTGGCCAAATACCGGCCGGTAAACACGATATGGAGGCCCAATTGATCGATAAGGATGACCGTGTGCATCCCGCCTATTATGTTTATATTGAAAAATTATAG
- a CDS encoding class I SAM-dependent methyltransferase: protein MSKTKQMFLSASLLIALAACKLQHKHSDSHNENHETEQKTAHDAEHGNNAANEFMHRSSTEDLIRHFESPERDAYQKPEKVLEYLGELEGKKIMDIGAGSGYFSVKLAEKGAQVIAADVSDEFQEALQQRIEDNNLGNIELRKIPYDSPNLADNEVDMVLIVNTYHHIENRSDYFSKVKKGIHPEGELVVIDYFKKEIPVGPPADHKVALNTVKKELREAGYTQLDVNVDLLPYQFIIRAK from the coding sequence ATGAGTAAGACAAAACAAATGTTCCTTTCAGCATCTTTATTGATCGCCCTTGCGGCCTGCAAGCTACAGCACAAACACAGCGATAGCCACAATGAAAATCACGAAACAGAACAGAAGACAGCACACGATGCGGAACACGGCAATAACGCGGCCAATGAATTTATGCACCGCTCCTCTACCGAAGATTTAATCAGGCACTTTGAATCGCCCGAGCGCGATGCCTATCAAAAACCAGAAAAAGTGCTTGAATACCTGGGCGAGCTGGAAGGCAAAAAGATAATGGATATCGGTGCGGGTTCGGGATATTTCTCTGTAAAACTGGCCGAAAAAGGCGCACAAGTCATCGCAGCCGATGTCTCGGACGAATTTCAAGAGGCACTGCAACAACGGATCGAAGACAATAACCTTGGGAATATTGAACTACGAAAAATACCCTATGATAGTCCGAATCTAGCGGATAACGAAGTAGATATGGTATTGATCGTAAATACCTACCACCATATAGAGAACCGTAGCGACTATTTTTCAAAGGTCAAAAAAGGAATACACCCGGAGGGCGAGTTGGTGGTCATAGATTACTTCAAAAAAGAAATTCCGGTGGGCCCACCAGCAGACCATAAGGTGGCTTTGAACACCGTAAAAAAAGAGCTAAGGGAGGCCGGTTACACTCAGCTGGATGTCAATGTTGATCTGTTGCCCTACCAATTTATCATAAGGGCGAAGTAG
- a CDS encoding YqgE/AlgH family protein, producing MVDLKPQKGKLLIAEPTLTGDVSFNRSVVLLAEHSDEGSVGFILNKPLDYSINDLVTEIEIPFQVYNGGPVEQDNLYFIHKVPQLIMNSIEISDGIYWGGDFENLIGLINSGIVSEGDIRFFLGYSGWSSLQLDHELSSKSWVVANNDHQSGLIHKSSDAFWKEKMKELGGSYLLWSNAPENPNLN from the coding sequence ATGGTCGACCTAAAGCCACAAAAAGGCAAATTATTGATTGCCGAACCTACCCTCACTGGCGATGTATCATTTAATCGCTCCGTCGTACTTTTGGCCGAACATAGTGACGAAGGTTCCGTCGGCTTTATTTTGAATAAGCCTTTAGATTATAGCATCAATGATCTGGTTACCGAAATCGAGATTCCCTTTCAAGTGTACAATGGCGGTCCGGTGGAGCAAGATAATCTATATTTCATTCACAAAGTGCCACAGCTGATCATGAACAGTATCGAAATATCGGACGGTATCTATTGGGGCGGGGACTTTGAAAATCTTATCGGTCTTATTAACTCGGGAATCGTATCGGAAGGCGATATCCGTTTCTTTCTAGGTTATTCGGGCTGGTCATCTTTGCAATTGGACCATGAGCTTTCTTCGAAATCCTGGGTGGTAGCCAACAACGACCACCAAAGCGGACTCATTCACAAATCTTCGGATGCTTTTTGGAAGGAAAAAATGAAGGAACTCGGCGGCAGTTACTTGTTGTGGTCCAATGCCCCTGAAAATCCGAATCTGAACTGA
- a CDS encoding HU family DNA-binding protein: MNKTELIDAMASDAGITKAAAKKALESFLENVQDSLKEGNRVSLVGFGSWSVSRRNAREGRNPSTGKTIQIAAKNVVKFKAGSELADSVN, translated from the coding sequence ATGAACAAAACAGAATTAATCGATGCCATGGCATCAGATGCCGGCATTACAAAGGCCGCGGCAAAAAAAGCATTGGAATCTTTCTTGGAAAATGTTCAAGATTCATTGAAAGAGGGAAACCGAGTCTCTTTGGTAGGCTTCGGATCTTGGTCGGTATCTAGAAGAAATGCAAGGGAAGGAAGAAACCCTTCTACTGGAAAAACGATTCAGATCGCAGCGAAAAACGTAGTAAAGTTCAAGGCAGGTTCTGAACTGGCCGATTCGGTAAACTAA